In Streptomyces ambofaciens ATCC 23877, a single genomic region encodes these proteins:
- a CDS encoding RecB family exonuclease — METSIEDVAEDAGGAARPAMTATGLSGPAGPTTGAAADVAAAAPAPTPAAVAPASLSPSRAGDFMQCPLLYRFRVIDRLPEKPSEAATRGTLVHAVLERLFDAPAAERTAPRAKALVPGQWDRLRESRPEVGELFADDPAGERLAQWLGEAERLVERWFTLEDPSRLEPAERELFVETELDSGLRLRGIIDRVDVAPTGEVRIVDYKTGKAPRPQYAEGALFQMKFYALVVWRLKKVVPRRLQLVYLGSGDVLTYDPVLADLERVERKLLALWEAIRLATETGDWRPRPTKLCGWCDHQAHCPEFGGTPPPYPLPVRAADPGDGGQGRMGPD; from the coding sequence ATGGAGACGAGCATCGAGGATGTCGCGGAGGACGCCGGTGGGGCCGCCCGACCGGCGATGACGGCGACGGGCCTCTCGGGCCCCGCGGGCCCGACGACCGGCGCGGCGGCGGACGTGGCCGCCGCGGCCCCCGCGCCCACCCCCGCGGCCGTGGCGCCCGCCTCGCTCTCGCCCTCCCGGGCCGGCGACTTCATGCAGTGCCCGCTGCTGTACCGGTTCCGGGTCATCGACCGCCTCCCGGAGAAGCCGAGCGAGGCCGCGACCAGGGGCACCCTGGTGCACGCGGTGCTCGAGCGGCTCTTCGACGCCCCGGCGGCCGAGCGCACCGCACCGCGGGCGAAGGCCCTGGTCCCCGGTCAGTGGGACCGTCTGCGGGAGAGCAGGCCGGAGGTCGGGGAGCTGTTCGCCGACGACCCGGCGGGCGAGCGGCTGGCGCAGTGGCTCGGCGAGGCCGAGCGGCTCGTCGAACGCTGGTTCACCCTTGAGGACCCGAGCCGGCTGGAGCCCGCCGAGCGGGAGCTGTTCGTGGAGACCGAGCTGGACTCGGGTCTGCGTCTGCGCGGCATCATCGACCGGGTCGACGTGGCCCCCACCGGCGAGGTGCGGATCGTCGACTACAAGACGGGCAAGGCGCCCCGGCCGCAGTACGCCGAAGGCGCCCTGTTCCAGATGAAGTTCTACGCCCTGGTGGTGTGGCGGCTGAAGAAGGTCGTCCCGCGCCGACTGCAGCTCGTCTATCTCGGCAGTGGTGACGTGCTCACCTACGATCCGGTCCTCGCCGACCTGGAGCGGGTCGAGCGCAAACTGCTGGCGCTGTGGGAGGCCATCCGGCTGGCGACCGAGACGGGCGACTGGCGCCCGCGGCCCACCAAGCTGTGCGGCTGGTGCGACCACCAGGCGCACTGTCCGGAGTTCGGCGGCACTCCCCCGCCCTATCCACTGCCCGTGAGGGCGGCCGACCCCGGTGACGGCGGACAGGGCAGAATGGGGCCGGACTAG
- a CDS encoding response regulator — protein MAIRVLLVDDQPLLRTGFRMILEAEQDLAVVGEAGDGLQALDQVRALQPDVVLMDIRMPRMDGVEATRQITGPERDGPAKVLVLTTFDLDEYVVEALKAGASGFLLKDAPANELVQAIRVVANGEAMLAPSITRRLLDKYATHLPSGDDPVPNTLHTLTEREVEVLKLVARGLSNAEIAADLFVSETTVKTHVGHVLTKLGLRDRVQAAVYAYESGLVRPGAQ, from the coding sequence GTGGCCATCCGCGTCCTACTGGTCGACGACCAGCCGCTGCTGCGCACGGGCTTCCGGATGATTCTGGAGGCGGAGCAGGACCTCGCGGTCGTCGGCGAGGCCGGAGACGGCCTCCAGGCACTCGACCAGGTGCGGGCGCTCCAGCCCGATGTGGTGTTGATGGACATCCGCATGCCGCGGATGGACGGTGTCGAGGCGACCCGGCAGATCACCGGGCCCGAGCGGGACGGCCCGGCGAAGGTGCTGGTGCTGACCACCTTCGACCTCGACGAGTACGTGGTGGAGGCGCTGAAGGCGGGCGCCAGCGGCTTCCTGCTGAAGGACGCCCCGGCCAACGAACTGGTGCAGGCCATCCGCGTGGTGGCGAACGGCGAGGCGATGCTCGCGCCGAGCATCACCCGGCGGCTGCTCGACAAGTACGCCACGCATCTGCCCTCCGGGGACGACCCCGTGCCGAACACGTTGCACACCCTCACCGAGCGTGAGGTCGAGGTGCTGAAGCTGGTGGCCCGCGGTCTGTCCAACGCGGAGATCGCCGCCGACCTCTTCGTCAGCGAGACCACGGTCAAGACCCACGTCGGTCACGTGCTGACCAAGCTGGGCCTGCGCGACCGGGTGCAGGCCGCGGTGTACGCGTACGAGAGCGGTCTGGTCCGTCCCGGCGCGCAGTAG
- a CDS encoding ABC transporter substrate-binding protein — protein MNRKTLVLPAVVGLLAPVLAACGDSDSGSGGGDAIVVGTTDRFTASEDAPAPLDPAFAYDVGTWNILRQTTQTLMIQPRGDGEPVPEAAEQCGFTDTGNERYSCTLRDGLKFANGDAVTAEDVKYSIERALSIKADSQVFGLLSTVDTIETQGDSEVIFHLKTADATFPYKLSTPVAGIVNPDDYEKGKLREGFELDGSGPYTMKAEVEGDEMTKAVFTKNPDYKGSLTVNNDKVEVVSFEDADAMGKALDKGDIDVMTRAMTPDQIQKLSNATDSDVDLVEVAGLEIRYLGFNTDAATVKDKAVRQAMAQLINRSELVSAVYGSQAEPLYSMVPATITGHSNSFFNKYGDPSTDKAKGLLEDAGVNTPVKLTMHYTTDHYGAATKQEFEQLQKQLNDSGLFDVDIQGAPWDKFRPAELKGEYDVFGMGWFPDFPDADSFIAPFLDKDNTLNSPYANPQIRNTLIPESRREADRLSAVDSLNEIQEITATDVPVIPLWQGKQYVAARDDITGTAYVLNSSSTLQVWELGRGVSG, from the coding sequence ATGAACCGCAAGACTTTGGTGCTGCCGGCCGTCGTCGGCCTGCTCGCGCCGGTGCTCGCCGCCTGCGGCGACTCCGACAGCGGCAGCGGCGGCGGGGACGCGATCGTCGTCGGCACCACGGACCGGTTCACCGCCTCCGAGGACGCACCCGCGCCCCTCGACCCGGCGTTCGCCTACGACGTCGGCACCTGGAACATCCTGCGTCAGACCACGCAGACCCTGATGATCCAGCCCCGCGGCGACGGTGAACCCGTGCCCGAGGCCGCCGAGCAGTGCGGTTTCACCGACACCGGCAACGAGCGCTACTCGTGCACCCTGCGTGACGGTCTGAAGTTCGCCAACGGCGACGCCGTCACCGCGGAGGACGTGAAGTACTCCATCGAGCGCGCCCTGTCCATCAAGGCGGACAGCCAGGTGTTCGGTCTGCTCTCGACCGTCGACACGATCGAGACGCAGGGCGACAGCGAGGTCATCTTCCACCTCAAGACCGCCGACGCCACCTTCCCGTACAAGCTGTCGACCCCGGTCGCCGGCATCGTCAACCCGGACGACTACGAGAAGGGCAAGCTGCGCGAGGGCTTCGAACTGGACGGCTCCGGGCCGTACACGATGAAGGCCGAGGTCGAGGGCGACGAGATGACCAAGGCCGTGTTCACCAAGAACCCCGACTACAAGGGGAGTCTCACGGTGAACAACGACAAGGTCGAGGTCGTGTCGTTCGAGGACGCCGACGCCATGGGCAAGGCGCTCGACAAGGGTGACATCGACGTGATGACCCGTGCGATGACGCCGGACCAGATCCAGAAGCTCTCCAACGCCACGGACTCCGACGTCGACCTGGTCGAGGTGGCCGGTCTCGAGATCCGCTACCTGGGCTTCAACACGGACGCGGCGACGGTGAAGGACAAGGCCGTCCGCCAGGCGATGGCCCAGCTCATCAACCGCAGCGAACTCGTCTCCGCGGTCTACGGCTCCCAGGCCGAACCGCTGTACTCGATGGTCCCGGCCACCATCACCGGCCACTCCAACTCGTTCTTCAACAAGTACGGCGACCCGAGTACGGACAAGGCCAAGGGCCTGTTGGAGGACGCGGGCGTCAACACGCCCGTGAAGCTCACGATGCACTACACGACGGACCACTACGGTGCCGCCACCAAGCAGGAGTTCGAGCAGCTGCAGAAGCAGTTGAACGACAGCGGTCTCTTCGACGTCGACATCCAGGGGGCTCCCTGGGACAAGTTCCGCCCGGCGGAGCTGAAGGGCGAGTACGACGTCTTCGGCATGGGCTGGTTCCCCGACTTCCCGGACGCCGACAGCTTCATCGCGCCGTTCCTCGACAAGGACAACACCCTCAACTCGCCGTACGCGAACCCGCAGATCCGCAACACCCTGATCCCCGAGTCCCGTCGTGAGGCCGACCGGCTCTCCGCCGTGGACAGCCTCAACGAGATCCAGGAGATCACCGCCACCGACGTCCCGGTGATCCCGCTGTGGCAGGGCAAGCAGTACGTCGCCGCACGCGACGACATCACGGGCACGGCCTACGTCCTCAACTCCTCCTCCACCCTCCAGGTGTGGGAGCTGGGCCGGGGCGTGAGCGGCTGA
- a CDS encoding HAD family hydrolase produces the protein MTSTVPALGTRTAEGSALQAVLLDMDGTLVDTEGFWWDVEVEVFASLGHTLDDSWRHVVVGGPMSRSAGFLIEATGADITLAELSVLLNDGFEQRIDRALPLMPGAARLLAELAAHEIPTALVSASHRRIIDRVLASLGPQYFALTVAGDEVPRTKPHPDPYLAAATGLGVDPARCAVVEDTATGVAAAEAAGCHVVAVPSVAPITPALRRTVVGSLEEVDLAFLRGLITRMR, from the coding sequence ATGACCAGTACGGTCCCCGCACTCGGAACCCGTACGGCCGAAGGCTCCGCCCTGCAGGCCGTGCTGCTCGACATGGACGGCACCCTGGTGGACACCGAGGGCTTCTGGTGGGACGTCGAGGTGGAGGTCTTCGCCTCCCTCGGTCACACCCTGGACGACTCGTGGCGCCATGTGGTCGTCGGCGGTCCCATGAGCCGCAGCGCCGGCTTCCTGATCGAGGCGACCGGGGCCGACATCACCCTCGCCGAGCTGAGCGTGCTGCTCAACGACGGCTTCGAGCAGCGCATCGACCGCGCCCTGCCGCTCATGCCGGGAGCCGCCCGGCTGCTCGCCGAGCTCGCCGCGCACGAGATCCCCACGGCCCTGGTCTCCGCCTCGCACCGACGCATCATCGACCGCGTCCTCGCCTCGCTCGGCCCCCAGTACTTCGCCCTCACCGTCGCCGGCGACGAGGTGCCCCGCACCAAGCCGCACCCCGACCCGTACCTGGCCGCCGCGACCGGACTCGGCGTGGACCCGGCCCGGTGCGCCGTCGTGGAGGACACCGCGACCGGGGTCGCCGCCGCCGAGGCCGCGGGCTGCCACGTCGTGGCCGTGCCCTCGGTCGCGCCCATCACCCCGGCGCTCCGGCGCACGGTGGTCGGCTCGCTGGAAGAGGTCGACCTGGCATTTCTGCGCGGCCTGATCACACGAATGCGCTAG
- the metH gene encoding methionine synthase encodes MASSPSTPSADTRTRVSALREALATRVVVADGAMGTMLQAQNPSLDDFQQLEGCNEVLNLTRPDIVRSVHEEYFAAGVDCVETNTFGANHSALGEYDIPERVHELSEAGARVAREVADEFAARDGRQRWVLGSMGPGTKLPTLGHAPYQILRDAYQRNAEGLVAGGADALLVETTQDLLQTKASVLGARRALDALGLDVPVIVSVTVETTGTMLLGSEIGAALTALEPLGIDMIGLNCATGPAEMSEHLRYLARHSRIPLSCMPNAGLPVLGKDGAHYPLTAPELADAQETFVREYGLSLVGGCCGTTPEHLRQVVERVRGTAPTERHPRPEPGAASLYQSVPFRQDTSYLAIGERTNANGSKKFREAMLDGRWDDCVEIARDQIREGAHMLDLCVDYVGRDGVADMEELAGRFATASTLPVVLDSTEVEVIRAGLEKLGGRAVINSVNYEDGDGPESRFAKVTALAREHGAALIALTIDEEGQARTAEKKVEIAERLIEDLTGNWGIHESDILVDCLTFTICTGQEESRKDGIATIEGIRELKRRHPDVQTTLGLSNISFGLNPAARILLNSVFLDECVKAGLDSAIVHASKILPIARFDEEQVTTALDLIHDRRREGYDPLQKLMQLFEGATAKSLKASKAEELAALPLEERLKRRIIDGEKNGLEQDLDAALQERPALDIVNETLLDGMKVVGELFGSGQMQLPFVLQSAEVMKTAVAHLEPHMEKTDDDGKGTIVLATVRGDVHDIGKNLVDIILSNNGYTVVNLGIKQPVSAILEAAEEHRADVIGMSGLLVKSTVIMKENLEELNQRKLAADYPVILGGAALTRAYVEQDLHEIYDGEVRYARDAFEGLRLMDALIGIKRGVPGAQLPELRQRRVRAATVEVEERPEEGHVRSDVAVDNPVPEPPFRGTRVVKGIQLKEYASWLDEGALFKGQWGLKQARTGEGPSYEELVETEGRPRLRGLLDRLQTENLLEAAVVYGYFPCVSKDDDLIVLDDAGNERTRFTFPRQRRGRRLCLADFFRPEESGETDVVGFQVVTVGSRIGEETARMFEANAYRDYLELHGLSVQLAEALAEYWHARVRSELGFAGEDPAEMEDMFALKYRGARFSLGYGACPDLEDRAKIADLLRPERIGVHLSEEFQLHPEQSTDAIVIHHPEAKYFNAR; translated from the coding sequence ATGGCCTCGTCGCCGTCCACCCCTTCCGCCGACACCCGGACCCGTGTGTCCGCCCTGCGCGAGGCGCTCGCCACCCGTGTGGTGGTCGCCGACGGCGCGATGGGCACCATGCTCCAGGCGCAGAACCCCTCGCTGGACGACTTCCAGCAGCTGGAGGGCTGCAACGAGGTCCTGAACCTGACCCGGCCCGACATCGTGCGCTCGGTGCACGAGGAGTACTTCGCCGCCGGTGTGGACTGCGTGGAGACCAACACCTTCGGCGCGAACCATTCGGCTCTCGGCGAGTACGACATCCCCGAAAGGGTCCACGAGCTGTCGGAGGCCGGCGCGCGGGTGGCCCGCGAGGTCGCCGACGAGTTCGCCGCCCGGGACGGCCGGCAGCGCTGGGTGCTCGGCTCCATGGGCCCCGGCACCAAGCTCCCCACCCTCGGCCACGCCCCCTACCAGATCCTGCGCGACGCCTACCAGCGCAACGCCGAGGGGCTGGTGGCGGGCGGCGCGGACGCGCTGCTGGTGGAGACCACCCAGGACCTGCTCCAGACCAAGGCGTCCGTGCTCGGCGCCCGGCGCGCCCTGGACGCCCTCGGCCTCGACGTCCCGGTGATCGTGTCCGTGACGGTCGAGACCACCGGGACGATGCTCCTCGGTTCCGAGATCGGCGCCGCCCTGACCGCGCTGGAGCCGCTCGGCATCGACATGATCGGGCTGAACTGCGCGACCGGTCCGGCCGAGATGAGCGAGCACCTGCGCTACCTGGCCCGCCACTCCCGCATTCCGCTGTCCTGCATGCCCAACGCCGGTCTGCCCGTCCTCGGCAAGGACGGCGCCCACTACCCGCTGACCGCGCCGGAGCTGGCGGACGCCCAGGAGACCTTCGTCCGCGAGTACGGCCTCTCGCTGGTGGGCGGCTGCTGCGGCACCACGCCCGAACACCTGCGGCAGGTCGTGGAGCGGGTCCGCGGCACCGCGCCGACCGAGCGGCACCCGCGCCCGGAGCCGGGCGCGGCCTCCCTCTACCAGTCGGTGCCCTTCCGCCAGGACACGTCGTACCTGGCGATCGGCGAGCGGACGAACGCGAACGGGTCCAAGAAGTTCCGCGAGGCCATGCTGGACGGCCGCTGGGACGACTGCGTGGAGATCGCCCGCGACCAGATCCGCGAGGGCGCGCACATGCTGGACCTGTGCGTGGACTACGTGGGCCGCGACGGGGTGGCCGACATGGAGGAGCTGGCCGGTCGGTTCGCGACCGCCTCGACGCTGCCGGTCGTGCTGGACTCCACCGAGGTGGAGGTGATCCGGGCCGGTCTGGAGAAGCTGGGCGGCCGCGCGGTGATCAACTCCGTCAACTACGAGGACGGCGACGGTCCCGAGTCCCGCTTCGCCAAGGTCACCGCGCTGGCGCGGGAGCACGGCGCCGCGCTGATCGCGCTGACCATCGACGAGGAGGGGCAGGCCCGCACCGCCGAGAAGAAGGTCGAGATCGCCGAACGGCTGATCGAGGACCTGACCGGCAACTGGGGCATCCACGAGTCGGACATCCTCGTCGACTGTCTGACCTTCACCATCTGCACCGGTCAGGAGGAGTCCCGCAAGGACGGCATCGCCACCATCGAGGGCATCCGGGAGCTGAAGCGGCGCCACCCGGACGTGCAGACCACCCTCGGTCTGTCGAACATCTCCTTCGGCCTCAACCCGGCCGCCCGCATCCTGCTGAACTCCGTCTTCCTGGACGAGTGCGTGAAGGCCGGCCTGGACTCGGCGATCGTGCACGCCTCGAAGATCCTGCCGATCGCCCGCTTCGACGAGGAGCAGGTCACCACCGCCCTCGACCTGATCCACGACCGCCGCCGCGAGGGCTACGACCCGCTGCAGAAGCTCATGCAGCTCTTCGAGGGCGCCACCGCGAAGTCGCTGAAGGCGTCCAAGGCCGAGGAGCTGGCCGCGCTCCCGCTGGAGGAGCGGCTCAAGCGGCGCATCATCGACGGCGAGAAGAACGGCCTGGAGCAGGACCTGGACGCGGCCCTCCAGGAGCGTCCGGCCCTCGACATCGTCAACGAGACCCTGCTGGACGGCATGAAGGTCGTCGGCGAGCTCTTCGGGTCCGGTCAGATGCAGCTGCCGTTCGTGCTCCAGTCCGCCGAGGTCATGAAGACCGCGGTGGCCCACCTGGAGCCGCACATGGAGAAGACCGACGACGACGGCAAGGGCACGATCGTGCTGGCCACCGTCCGCGGCGACGTGCACGACATCGGCAAGAACCTCGTCGACATCATCCTGTCGAACAACGGCTACACCGTCGTCAACCTCGGCATCAAGCAGCCCGTCTCCGCCATCCTGGAGGCGGCCGAGGAGCACCGAGCCGACGTCATCGGCATGTCCGGGCTCCTGGTCAAGTCCACGGTGATCATGAAGGAGAACCTGGAGGAGCTCAACCAGCGCAAGCTGGCCGCCGACTACCCGGTGATCCTCGGCGGCGCGGCCCTCACCCGGGCCTACGTCGAGCAGGACCTGCACGAGATCTACGACGGCGAGGTCCGCTACGCCCGCGACGCCTTCGAGGGCCTGCGGCTGATGGACGCGCTGATCGGCATCAAGCGGGGCGTGCCCGGCGCGCAGCTGCCCGAGCTGCGCCAGCGCCGCGTGCGGGCGGCCACGGTGGAGGTCGAGGAGCGGCCCGAGGAGGGACACGTCCGCTCCGACGTCGCCGTCGACAACCCCGTCCCCGAGCCGCCCTTCCGGGGCACGCGCGTCGTCAAGGGCATCCAGCTCAAGGAGTACGCGTCCTGGCTCGACGAGGGCGCCCTGTTCAAGGGCCAGTGGGGCCTCAAGCAGGCCCGCACCGGCGAGGGGCCGTCGTACGAGGAACTGGTCGAGACCGAGGGCCGGCCGCGGCTGCGCGGGCTGCTGGACCGGCTCCAGACGGAGAACCTGCTGGAGGCGGCCGTGGTCTACGGCTACTTCCCCTGCGTCTCCAAGGACGACGACCTGATCGTCCTCGACGACGCGGGCAACGAGCGCACCCGCTTCACCTTCCCGCGCCAGCGCCGCGGCCGGCGGCTGTGCCTCGCGGACTTCTTCCGCCCGGAGGAGTCCGGCGAGACCGACGTCGTCGGCTTCCAGGTCGTCACCGTCGGCTCCCGGATCGGCGAGGAGACGGCCCGGATGTTCGAGGCCAACGCCTACCGCGACTACCTCGAACTGCACGGACTGTCGGTCCAGCTCGCCGAGGCCCTCGCCGAGTACTGGCACGCGCGCGTGCGCTCCGAGCTCGGCTTCGCGGGGGAGGACCCCGCCGAGATGGAGGACATGTTCGCCCTGAAGTACCGGGGCGCCCGCTTCTCCCTCGGCTACGGCGCCTGCCCCGACCTGGAGGACCGCGCCAAGATCGCCGACCTGCTGCGGCCGGAACGCATCGGGGTCCACCTGTCGGAGGAGTTCCAGCTCCACCCCGAGCAGTCCACCGACGCCATCGTGATCCACCACCCGGAGGCCAAGTACTTCAACGCCCGCTGA
- a CDS encoding IclR family transcriptional regulator: MARNIQSLERAAAMLRLLAGGERRLGLSDIASSLGLAKGTAHGILRTLQQEGFVEQDDASGRYQLGAELLRLGTTYLDVHELRARALVWTDDLARSSGESVHLGVLHQQGVLIVHHVFRPDDSRQVLEIGAMQPLHSTALGKVLSAYDPVAHSEALEADRKAFTDRTVCEPDGFESILDITRARGYAADVEETWEGVASIAAPIHDRRRMPVGAVGITGAVERLCRDGELRPELVAAVRDCARAVSRDLGAGRF, from the coding sequence ATGGCACGGAACATCCAGTCGCTCGAACGGGCGGCCGCGATGCTGCGCCTGCTCGCGGGCGGCGAGCGGCGGCTCGGCCTGTCGGACATCGCCTCGTCGCTGGGACTGGCCAAAGGCACCGCCCACGGCATCCTGCGCACCCTCCAGCAGGAGGGCTTCGTGGAGCAGGACGACGCGTCCGGGCGCTACCAGCTCGGCGCCGAGCTGCTGCGCCTGGGCACCACCTACCTCGACGTGCACGAGCTGCGGGCCCGCGCCCTGGTGTGGACGGACGACCTGGCGCGCTCCAGCGGCGAGAGCGTCCACCTGGGCGTCCTGCACCAGCAGGGCGTCCTGATCGTGCACCACGTCTTCCGGCCGGACGACAGCCGGCAGGTCCTGGAGATCGGGGCCATGCAGCCCCTGCACTCCACGGCCCTGGGCAAGGTGCTGTCGGCGTACGACCCGGTCGCGCACAGCGAGGCGCTGGAGGCCGACCGCAAGGCGTTCACGGACCGGACCGTCTGCGAGCCGGACGGTTTCGAGAGCATCCTGGACATCACGCGCGCGCGTGGCTACGCGGCCGACGTCGAGGAGACCTGGGAGGGTGTCGCCTCCATCGCCGCACCCATCCACGACCGCAGGCGCATGCCGGTCGGAGCGGTCGGCATCACCGGGGCCGTGGAGCGGCTGTGCCGGGACGGCGAGCTGCGGCCCGAGCTGGTCGCGGCGGTGCGGGACTGCGCCCGCGCGGTGTCGCGGGACCTGGGCGCCGGGCGCTTCTAG
- a CDS encoding MIP/aquaporin family protein, which produces MSSSDIFIGETIGTAILILLGGGVCAAVTLKASKARNAGWLAITFGWGFAVMTAAYISGPLSGAHLNPAVTVGIAIKDGDWSNTPTYFAGQLLGAMIGAVLVWIAYYGQFQAHLTDREIVGGPGAQDTTAKAVEAQEKGAGPVLGVFSTGPEIRHTVQNLATEIIGTFVLLLAILTQGLNDEGNGLGILGALVTAFVVVSIGLSLGGPTGYAINPVRDLGPRIVHALLPLPNKGGSDWSYAWIPVVGPLIGGAIAGGVYNVAFA; this is translated from the coding sequence GTGTCCAGCTCCGACATCTTCATCGGCGAGACCATCGGTACCGCCATACTCATCCTGCTCGGCGGCGGTGTCTGCGCCGCCGTGACGCTCAAGGCCTCCAAGGCCCGCAACGCCGGATGGCTCGCCATCACCTTCGGGTGGGGCTTCGCCGTCATGACGGCGGCGTACATCTCGGGTCCGCTCTCCGGTGCCCACCTCAACCCGGCCGTCACGGTCGGCATCGCGATCAAGGACGGTGACTGGAGCAACACCCCGACCTACTTCGCGGGTCAGCTCCTCGGCGCCATGATCGGCGCGGTCCTGGTCTGGATCGCCTACTACGGCCAGTTCCAGGCCCACCTCACCGACCGGGAGATCGTCGGCGGTCCCGGCGCGCAGGACACGACGGCCAAGGCCGTCGAGGCCCAGGAGAAGGGCGCCGGCCCCGTCCTCGGCGTCTTCTCCACCGGCCCCGAGATCCGGCACACGGTGCAGAACCTCGCCACCGAGATCATCGGCACCTTCGTCCTGCTGCTCGCCATCCTCACCCAGGGCCTCAACGACGAGGGCAACGGCCTGGGCATCCTGGGCGCCCTGGTCACCGCGTTCGTGGTGGTCTCGATCGGCCTGTCCCTCGGCGGCCCGACGGGCTACGCGATCAACCCGGTCCGTGACCTCGGCCCGCGCATCGTGCACGCCCTGCTGCCCCTGCCCAACAAGGGCGGCTCCGACTGGTCCTACGCCTGGATACCGGTCGTCGGCCCGCTGATCGGCGGTGCGATCGCCGGAGGTGTCTACAACGTCGCGTTCGCCTGA
- the glpK gene encoding glycerol kinase GlpK: MTDAHTAGPFIAAIDQGTTSSRCIVFDRDGRIVSVDQKEHEQIFPKPGWVEHDATEIWTNVQEVVAGAVEKAGITRDDIKAIGITNQRETTLVWDKNTGEPVHNAIVWQDTRTDALCRELGRNVGQDRFRRETGLPLASYFAGPKARWLLDNVEGLRERADAGDLLFGTMDTWVIWNLTGGVNGGKHVTDVTNASRTMLMNLHTMQWDEKIAESIGVPTQMLPEIRSSAEVYGEITGGRLGELLGGIPVASALGDQQAALFGQTCFSEGETKSTYGTGTFMVMNTGDKLINSYSGLLTTVGYKIGDQDTVYALEGSIAVTGSLVQWMRDQMGLISTAAEIETLALTVEDNGGAYFVPAFSGLFAPYWRSDARGVIAGLTRYVTKAHLARAVLEATAWQTREIADAMTKDSGVELTALKVDGGMTSNNLLMQTLADFVDAPVVRPMVAETTCLGAAYAAGLAVGFWNSTDDLRANWRRAAEWTPRMDAETRDREYKSWLKAVERTMGWIADED; this comes from the coding sequence GTGACCGACGCCCACACCGCAGGCCCCTTCATCGCCGCGATCGACCAGGGCACCACCTCCTCGCGCTGCATCGTCTTCGACCGCGACGGACGCATCGTCTCCGTCGACCAGAAGGAGCACGAGCAGATCTTCCCCAAGCCGGGCTGGGTCGAGCACGACGCCACCGAGATCTGGACCAACGTCCAGGAGGTCGTCGCCGGGGCGGTCGAGAAGGCCGGCATCACCCGCGACGACATCAAGGCCATCGGCATCACCAACCAGCGTGAGACCACGCTGGTCTGGGACAAGAACACCGGCGAGCCCGTCCACAACGCCATCGTCTGGCAGGACACCCGCACCGACGCCCTGTGCCGGGAGCTCGGGCGCAACGTCGGCCAGGACCGCTTCCGCCGCGAGACCGGCCTGCCCCTCGCCTCCTACTTCGCCGGTCCCAAGGCACGCTGGCTGCTCGACAACGTGGAGGGCCTGCGCGAGCGCGCCGACGCGGGCGACCTGCTCTTCGGCACCATGGACACCTGGGTCATCTGGAACCTGACCGGCGGGGTGAACGGCGGCAAGCACGTCACCGACGTCACCAACGCCTCCCGCACCATGCTGATGAACCTGCACACCATGCAGTGGGACGAGAAGATCGCCGAGTCGATCGGCGTGCCGACGCAGATGCTCCCCGAGATCCGCTCCTCCGCCGAGGTCTACGGCGAGATCACGGGCGGCAGGCTGGGCGAGCTGCTCGGCGGCATCCCGGTGGCCTCCGCGCTCGGCGACCAGCAGGCGGCCCTGTTCGGCCAGACCTGCTTCTCCGAGGGCGAGACCAAGTCGACCTACGGCACCGGCACCTTCATGGTGATGAACACCGGTGACAAGCTCATCAACTCCTACTCGGGCCTGCTCACCACCGTCGGCTACAAGATCGGCGACCAGGACACGGTCTACGCCCTGGAGGGCTCGATCGCCGTCACCGGTTCGCTGGTGCAGTGGATGCGCGACCAGATGGGCCTGATCTCCACCGCCGCCGAGATCGAGACCCTCGCCCTCACCGTCGAGGACAACGGCGGCGCCTACTTCGTGCCGGCCTTCTCCGGTCTGTTCGCCCCGTACTGGCGCTCCGACGCCCGCGGTGTGATCGCCGGTCTCACCCGGTACGTCACCAAGGCGCACCTCGCGCGCGCCGTCCTGGAGGCCACCGCCTGGCAGACCCGCGAGATCGCGGACGCCATGACGAAGGACTCCGGGGTGGAGCTGACCGCCCTCAAGGTCGACGGCGGCATGACCTCCAACAACCTGCTGATGCAGACCCTCGCCGACTTCGTGGACGCCCCCGTGGTGCGCCCGATGGTTGCCGAGACCACCTGCCTCGGCGCCGCCTACGCCGCCGGTCTGGCCGTCGGCTTCTGGAACAGCACCGACGACCTGCGCGCCAACTGGCGACGGGCCGCCGAGTGGACCCCCCGCATGGACGCGGAGACCCGCGACCGTGAGTACAAGAGCTGGCTCAAGGCCGTCGAGCGGACCATGGGCTGGATCGCCGACGAAGACTGA